From a region of the Lactuca sativa cultivar Salinas chromosome 4, Lsat_Salinas_v11, whole genome shotgun sequence genome:
- the LOC111907854 gene encoding uncharacterized protein LOC111907854, protein MAKGRKLTTSRSELLLGNYGYGGNTIQTGGDDSEELREDDVWSMVDGMVNRSDHDWNSRATMESNTRSRHRNPVPRGDSSVGGLSSAFEDATGKVMSSPRIVHQFPNGDSFPSPRGRHVATSAPVNVPDWSKIYRVDSVESMHDSDDITDDPDSDMVPPHEYLARAYERSHNSAANSVFVGVGRTLKGRDLSRVRDAVWSRTGFNG, encoded by the coding sequence ATGGCTAAAGGTCGGAAACTGACTACCAGTCGGAGTGAGCTCTTGTTGGGGAACTACGGGTATGGGGGGAACACCATTCAAACAGGCGGAGATGACAGCGAGGAGCTTCGAGAAGATGATGTCTGGTCCATGGTTGATGGTATGGTTAACCGCAGCGATCATGACTGGAACTCACGCGCCACCATGGAGAGTAACACAAGGAGCCGTCACCGCAACCCTGTCCCAAGAGGTGATAGCTCTGTCGGAGGTTTATCATCGGCGTTTGAGGATGCAACAGGGAAGGTGATGTCATCGCCCAGAATTGTTCACCAGTTTCCCAACGGAGACAGCTTCCCATCTCCACGTGGACGCCATGTGGCCACCTCAGCACCTGTGAATGTGCCTGACTGGTCAAAGATCTACCGAGTCGACTCGGTTGAGTCGATGCATGACTCGGATGATATAACCGATGATCCAGATTCAGATATGGTCCCACCTCACGAGTATCTAGCACGAGCTTATGAACGTAGCCATAACTCGGCTGCTAATTCTGTTTTTGTGGGTGTCGGCCGAACTCTAAAGGGCAGAGACCTGAGCCGAGTTCGGGATGCAGTTTGGAGCCGGACTGGATTTAACGGTTAG